From the Cryptomeria japonica chromosome 2, Sugi_1.0, whole genome shotgun sequence genome, one window contains:
- the LOC131053559 gene encoding protein SHOOT GRAVITROPISM 6 gives MDSSHSHDGLEVIKKLVGALADESAKVREAAMASLQQNAYFNSIPIFDCCTQVLVRGGRRPSSHVPEVYQIMAFTVSVMNETEADADLMNALTKLAASQITTNYKGNLDGGVQEAACSLLVAIGTRLPDLMLQQVFLHLSTRTSVVDMVQTLAEFASAQPSKFTPRLKDVLSQVSPLLRKTTDAQRPIFANAIKCWCEAALQYYADFPSAPPFGSDVQVHLHSTFDLLLDVWATSGKLKVALSAIDSLGKMAALISKSHLKAVFSRLLPVILGLYKRVENESNAYMVTLTLHNLLDASLMSASGPPILDFKDVIVVMNTLLPLVTAFPVTNDAEFGAALKNYNKMVQCFLTVGLSYPPDLFTFLIGKITCQEKNAISLKVEALCVVKHLLSWLCKSWHGSRQYLIAVVISLLNEQDLSIRKRVAELIVVMASQGYIMERSCGELFLEFLVEQCTIKEKEVTRYQKQQKKATGFLKFDFTKTYIRNEASVAVFEKGLLLLTITVPEIETILWPFLFKAIIESNYTPAMATICRCISELARGRIVCGIPLFTEMKSPPNHLPTIQELFARLVVLLHNLLARNQLTVHILTVLHYLAPLFPKNVRALWEDEIPRMKAYISNRQDSKDETLMEQETWDDMIVDFFAKSLNVIREPKWVLSLGDALCRQYELYISDNEHSGLLHRCLGMLLQKVDDRAYVSEKIDLMCSKANIADKANRIGLAKGMGLVAAKHIEAVLEKIKNMLGNEVHNKLQRFIKSIFMDRGSKAEADNIQATVGLIYNYIANYSASSLIEGRINAVVNKDAFKASSCANT, from the coding sequence ATGGATTCATCCCACTCTCATGATGGTCTAGAGGTTATAAAGAAGCTGGTTGGAGCTCTAGCAGATGAGTCAGCTAAGGTCAGAGAAGCTGCAATGGCTTCTTTACAGCAAAATGCCTATTTTAATTCAATACCCATATTCGACTGTTGTACTCAAGTACTGGTCCGAGGTGGAAGAAGACCGTCTAGTCATGTTCCAGAAGTTTATCAAATTATGGCATTCACTGTTAGTGTGATGAATGAAACAGAAGCCGATGCTGATCTCATGAACGCATTAACCAAACTTGCAGCATCTCAAATTACCACTAATTATAAGGGCAATTTAgatggtggtgtacaagaggctgCATGTAGTTTACTTGTTGCAATAGGCACACGCCTGCCTGATCTCATGTTGCAACAAGTCTTTCTTCACCTATCTACTAGAACTTCTGTTGTCGACATGGTGCAAACACTTGCAGAATTTGCATCTGCACAGCCGTCAAAATTTACCCCACGTTTGAAAGATGTTCTTTCACAAGTTTCGCCTCTTCTTAGAAAGACAACGGATGCTCAACGCCCCATTTTTGCAAATGCAATCAAATGCTGGTGTGAAGCAGCCTTGCAGTACTATGCAGACTTTCCGTCAGCTCCACCATTTGGCAGTGATGTTCAGGTTCATCTGCATTCTACATTTGATTTATTACTTGATGTTTGGGCCACTTCTGGTAAGCTTAAAGTGGCCTTATCAGCAATTGATTCTTTGGGAAAGATGGCAGCGCTTATCAGCAAGTCACATTTAAAGGCGGTATTTTCCAGACTGCTTCCTGTAATATTAGGATTGTACAAAAGAGTCGAGAATGAGAGCAATGCATACATGGTAACGCTCACCCTACATAATCTTCTTGATGCATCGCTAATGTCAGCCAGCGGGCCCCCAATCCTGGATTTTAaggatgttattgttgttatgaaTACTCTTCTTCCTTTGGTCACTGCTTTTCCTGTTACTAATGATGCTGAATTTGGAGCAGCACTGAAGAATTACAACAAGATGGTGCAGTGCTTTCTTACTGTAGGGTTATCATACCCCCCTGATCTATTCACTTTCCTTATAGGCAAAATAACTTGTCAAGAGAAAAATGCTATTTCTCTCAAGGTGGAGGCACTCTGTGTTGTGAAGCATCTGTTATCCTGGTTGTGTAAATCTTGGCATGGAAGTAGACAATATCTTATTGCAGTTGTGATATCACTGCTGAATGAGCAGGATCTGAGCATTCGGAAGCGTGTTGCTGAGTTAATTGTGGTAATGGCCTCCCAGGGCTATATCATGGAACGCAGTTGTGGAGAGTTGTTTCTGGAGTTCCTTGTAGAACAGTGTACCATTAAAGAAAAAGAAGTCACACGGTACCAAAAACAGCAAAAGAAAGCAACAGGTTTTCTAAAATTTGATTTTACCAAAACTTACATTAGAAATGAGGCTTCAGTGGCTGTTTTTGAGAAAGGGCTTCTTTTACTTACAATAACTGTTCCTGAGATAGAGACAATTCTTTGGCCATTTTTGTTTAAGGCTATAATTGAATCAAATTACACTCCAGCAATGGCTACCATTTGCAGGTGTATTTCAGAGTTGGCAAGAGGTAGAATTGTTTGTGGCATTCCATTATTCACAGAAATGAAATCGCCTCCTAATCATTTGCCAACTATCCAGGAGCTATTTGCACGTTTGGTTGTGCTTTTGCACAACCTTCTGGCAAGGAATCAACTTACTGTACACATTCTAACTGTTTTACATTATTTGGCACCACTTTTCCCAAAAAATGTTAGAGCACTTTGGGAAGATGAAATTCCAAGAATGAAAGCATACATCAGTAATAGACAAGATTCGAAGGATGAAACATTAATGGAGCAGGAAACATGGGAtgacatgatagttgatttttTTGCAAAATCTTTGAATGTAATCAGGGAACCAAAATGGGTTTTATCTCTTGGAGATGCTCTTTGTAGGCAATACGAACTGTACATCAGTGATAATGAACATTCTGGGCTGCTACATAGGTGTCTTGGCATGTTACTTCAGAAGGTTGATGACAGGGCTTATGTTAgtgagaagatagatttgatgTGCAGCAAAGCTAACATAGCAGATAAAGCAAACAGGATTGGACTTGCCAAGGGCATGGGGCTGGTTGCTGCAAAACATATTGAGGCAGTCTTAGAAAAGATTAAAAATATGTTAGGAAATGAAGTCCATAATAAATTGCAAAGGTTTATTAAGAGCATCTTCATGGACAGAGGAAGCAAAGCTGAGGCAGATAACATCCAAGCTACTGTAGGATTAATATACAATTATATAGCCAACTATTCAGCATCAAGTCTGATTGAAGGCAGAATTAATGCAGTTGTGAACAAAGATGCATTCAAGGCTTCTTCATGTGCCAATACATAA